GCGCCGGGTGTCCAGGTACTGACGCACCAGCAGCGCGCTCTGGCCCGAGGAGGCCATCACCTTGGCCGAGGAGCGCCAGTGCACGTGCCGCAGGTCGTCACCGGGGACGTACTCGCGCAGGGCGTGGAAGGCCAGGTCGCTCTGGCTCACCGCGTCCGTCGAGACTCCCTCGAGGTCACGCAGGATGCCCGCACCCAGCGACTCCAGGGGAACCACCGCCGGACGGACCAGCACCTCGCGCCGAGGGGTCCAGGCCATGTCCCGGGAGAAGAGCCCCAGCGGGTCGCCGCGCAGCGTGAAGGCCGGTCCGACGCCGATCACGCCGCGGCGCTCGGTGCGGATCGTGAACGACTCCTCGTCGCTTGCTCCCGCGGCCAGCGTGCCGACGGCGTACCGGTGCACGGTGGTGCCGACCGGCACCTCGAGGGTCGCCGAGACCATCCGCCGCCCGGAGACGTTGGTGACCACCACCCCGGCGGCCACCGACTCGCCCGCGACCACACGCTCCGGCTCCAGCCGCAGGTCGACCCGGACCCGGGTGCTGCCCACCAGGAACGGGGCGGCGAGCAGCAGCAGCGCCAGGCAGGCCACCGAGAGCACGCCGAGCTCGAGCCAGCCGGTGACCCGGGCCAGGACCGCGGCGACCACGCCGACGCCCAGCACCGTCCAGCCGACCGGCTTGACCACCGAGGCCAGCTCGCGTGCCCTCCTGGTGAGCTCCTCCATCGAGACCTCAGGCCACCCGGTCGGTCGGAGGAGCCACCGCGTCGAGCAGCCGACCGATCACGGTCTCCACCGTCACGCCGCTGAACTGTGCCTCGGCATCGAGGAGGAGCCGGTGGCTGAGCACCGGCTCGGCGAGCTCGCGGATGTCGTCGGGGACCACGTGGTCACGGCCGTCGGCCGCGGCCCAGGTCTTCGCGACTCGGACGAAGGCGAGGCAGCCTCGCGCCGAGAGCCCCAGCTTGACGTGCGGCTGACGCCGCGACTCCTCCGCCAGCTCGGCGACGTAGCCCACCACGGCGGGGTCGACGTAGACCTCGTCGGCGAGCTCGCTCATCTGCGCGATCGTCTGGGCGGTGATCACCGGGGAGACCAGGGAGGCGCGGTCGCGGACCCGGGCGTTGACCAGCAGCTCGACCATCGCCTGCCGGTCGGGGTAGCCCACCGAGGTCTTCATCAGGAACCGGTCCAGCTGGGCCTCGGGCAGCCGGTAGGTCCCTGCCTGCTCGATCGGGTTCTGCGTCGCGATCACCAGGAACGGACGGCCCACCGGGTGGGCGACCCCGTCGACGGTGACCCGCCCCTCCTCCATGACCTCCAGCAGCGCGGACTGCGTCTTGGGCGAGGCCCGGTTGATCTCGTCGGCGAGCACGATCGTGTGGAAGATCGGCCCCGGGTGGAAGTCGAAGGACCCCTTGTGCTGGTCGTAGACCGTCACCCCGGTGACGTCCGAGGGCAGCAGGTCCGGGGTGAACTGGATCCGCGCGTGACTGCCCTGCACGGTGTTGGCCAGGGCCCGGGCCAGCATCGTCTTGCCGGTCCCCGGGTTGTCCTCGAGCAGGATGTGGCCTTCCGAGAGCAGGCAGGTCAGGGCCAGCCGGATCACGTGGCGCTTGCCCAGCACCGCCTTCTCGATGTTGTCGGCCAGCTGGTCGAAGGTCTTGGCGAACCACTCCGCCTGCTCGTGCGAGATCGTCATCGGTCTTCTTTCGTTCGGCCGGACGGCGGTCCCGGCAGCGGTCGGTGGTCGGCACGGCAATCGGCGGCAGTGGTCACCACGTGGTCTCCACGTAGGCCTCCTGGCGGACCCGGTCACCCTGGTCGGTGGTCCGGCACTCGACCATGACCTTGCCGCTCCGGAAGAAGTACGGCGTCCGCTCGTTGATGTTCCCCTGCCGGCTGAAGGTGTGCACGATGTCGGGGTCGAACAGACCGGGGCGCATGACCGAGCAGTCGTAGGGCGTGAGGAACCCGGTGATCTCCACCGCGACGAACCCGCAGCCCTGTCCGGTGCACTGCGTGACTCCGGTCCCGCCGCACGGGTTCGTGCTCCCTTCGGCGTCGCTGCACTCGACCTTGTAGATCCGGATGGAAGGCGGCGGGGGGTCCGGCGTGGCCGCCGTCCCGGTGGCCGAGCCCTCGCCGCGGCCACCCGGGGCGTCGTCGAAGAGCGTCACATCGATCCTCGAGGCGCCCCGCCAGCCGATCTTCACGGGCGGCAGCTGGTAGTCGAACTGACCCGCTCCGTAGCCGCCCAGGTCCACCGTGCGCTGCTCGACCACCCGCGGGTCGAACTCGCTGGTGTCGTAGACGACGATCGCGAGCTTGCCGGGGTTGCCGTTGCT
The window above is part of the Nocardioides campestrisoli genome. Proteins encoded here:
- a CDS encoding AAA family ATPase — translated: MTISHEQAEWFAKTFDQLADNIEKAVLGKRHVIRLALTCLLSEGHILLEDNPGTGKTMLARALANTVQGSHARIQFTPDLLPSDVTGVTVYDQHKGSFDFHPGPIFHTIVLADEINRASPKTQSALLEVMEEGRVTVDGVAHPVGRPFLVIATQNPIEQAGTYRLPEAQLDRFLMKTSVGYPDRQAMVELLVNARVRDRASLVSPVITAQTIAQMSELADEVYVDPAVVGYVAELAEESRRQPHVKLGLSARGCLAFVRVAKTWAAADGRDHVVPDDIRELAEPVLSHRLLLDAEAQFSGVTVETVIGRLLDAVAPPTDRVA
- a CDS encoding DUF58 domain-containing protein yields the protein MEELTRRARELASVVKPVGWTVLGVGVVAAVLARVTGWLELGVLSVACLALLLLAAPFLVGSTRVRVDLRLEPERVVAGESVAAGVVVTNVSGRRMVSATLEVPVGTTVHRYAVGTLAAGASDEESFTIRTERRGVIGVGPAFTLRGDPLGLFSRDMAWTPRREVLVRPAVVPLESLGAGILRDLEGVSTDAVSQSDLAFHALREYVPGDDLRHVHWRSSAKVMASSGQSALLVRQYLDTRRSHATIVVDDRLRSYHDEEGFETAMTVAASLAVRAAADEFDVSFVCGDQASTGGEGRRALDSVCRADFGEAGLVGTARRAMGLAPATSIAFLVTGSEASFSDVQRASVAFPPEVRRLAILVEPAQTSRVSDAAGLPVLHLAAAQDLGPLLRWSVR